The genome window TTACAGCATACTAACATAAATTTCCAGGATCCTGTCCAATTTTAAAAAGCTTAATTGTTATCGGGTTATAATTCATAAATTCAGTAACACTTAAAACTTAAGAAAATGAACGAGTACGCTTTAATTATGAGGCACGAGGATGGCACGAAGATCGCCTCGCCGGAACAAATGCAAATCTGGATGAAACAAACAATGGACTGGATAGGCAGTATTGCCGCCCAAAACAAGTTTGTTAGTGGCACGGGACTGCCTTTTGACGACGCCCTTGTGGTACACTCAAATAATATGGTTACCAACGGTCCTTTTGGCGAGATCAAGGAAACGATAGGCGGGTTTGTTATAGTTAAAGCCGAATCTGCACATGAAGCGGCTGAATTTGCAAAAGGCTGCCCGGTTTTGCAAGGCGAAGGGAACACGATGGAAGTGCGCCGCATCGCCAAAAATGATGGAACACACCAAAAGTTTAAAAGGCCGCTGTAGCTTCACGGAGGCTTTTAGTTTATGGATCAACAGGAATTAATACCACATTTATTCAGGTCGGAATACCGAAAAATTGTCTCTGTATTGTGCAGGCGCTTTGGATTCGACCAATTGGAGATAGCTGAGGATATTACCAGCGAAACCTTCCTTACCGCCGCGCAAACCTGGGGCTGCAAGGGCCTGCCCGAAAACCCTGTTGCGTGGTTGTATGGCGTCGCCAAAAACAAAGCAAAAAATCATCTGCAGCGCGATTTAACCTTCCAAACTAAAGTAGCGCCGCAAGTCAGGAGCAATTTTACAGAACGCTATGAAAGTGACATAGACTTATCGCCGCAAAACATCAGCGACAGCCAGTTACAAATGATGTTCGCCATTTGCCATCCTTCCATCCCACCCGAGGCGCAGATAGGTTTATCACTTCGCATCCTTTGCGGGTTTGGCATTGATGAGATTTCCGAGGCTTTTCTAAGCAACAGGGAAACGATCAACAAGCGCTTATACCGGGCCCGGGAAAAACTTCGTACGGAACAAATAAAAATAGAACTTCCGGGTAGAGCAGAAATTGACAAGCGGCTGGACGCAGTACTGACAACAATTTACCTGCTGTTTAACGAGGGCTACTATTCGGTTAGCCAAAATCAAGTTCTTCGCCAGGATCTTTGTTTCGAGGCCATCAGGCTCTGTCAAATGCTGGCAGCCAATAAGCACACGAACAAGCCCCCGGTTAATGCCTTGCTTGCGTTGATGTATTTTCACGCATCGCGGTTTGATGCGCGGGTAAATGAAACCGGCGGGATTATTTTATATGACGATCAGGACACCAGCTTGTGGAACGCCGAGATGATCTTCAAGGGTGGCTATTATTTACACAGATCAGCAAGTGGCGATACACTTTCAAAATACCACCTGGAGGCCTCCATCGCCTACTGGAGCACCCAAAAGACTGATACTAAAGAGAAATGGGAAAGTATATTGCAGCTGTATAATCGTTATTTGCAGATCGCTTATTCGCCGGTGGCGGCACTTAACCGCACCTATGCCCTGGCGAAAGCAAAAGGTAAGCAGCAAGCGATTGTTGAAGCTGAGAAATTGAACCTGACAGGCAATCAATTTTATTTTGCCCTGTTGGGTGAGCTTTATACAGGCATTGATGACCAGAAAGCGAAAACGAATTTCCAAAAAGCACTCGCTATCTCAAAAACCCCGGCAGATAAAAAAATCATTCTGAAAAAGATAGATGCGCTAGGGGAATAATCAACCGCTATATTTACTATGTACCAGGGAGTATGATTGCAATTTTTCAAATTAATGCAATATTATACTATAAAGTTAAATTCAATACAATATTGCATTATATTTGCTTCGGAAATTAAATTATCCTGGTTTCCACAAGCGGTTGATGCCAAAGCCCTATAAAACTCCTACTAATTTTCCTGATGCTGCTAAGTCGTCGGTAGCTGTAATCGGTTCCGGCTTTTCCGGCCTGAGTGCCGCAGCATACCTAGCCAAAGCAGGTTACGGCGTAAATGTTTATGAAAAGAACGCTGAAGCAGGCGGTCGCGCACGGCAACTGATTGACAACGGTTATACTTTCGATATGGGCCCAAGCTGGTATTGGATGCCCGAAGTATTTGAGCATTTCTTTAATGACTTCGGTTATAAGGCGGCAGACTTTTATGAATTAGAACAGCTTGATCCGGGATTTACCATCGTCTTTGGTAAAGATGATGTTATGAATGTACCTGCAGATTATACCGCTTTGGAAGCCCTGTTTGAATCCATTGAACATGGAAGTGCCCGGCAACTTTCGCTTTTTTTAGATGAAGCTGGTTATAAATACCAAACGGGCATGAATAAACTGGTTCACAAACCAGGTCTTTCGCTATTGGAATTTGCTGACTGGGATTTGATCAGGGGCGTATTTAAATTGCAGGTATTCACATCTTTCAGCAAACACGTGCGGCGTTTTTTTAAAGATCCGCGACTGATCACTTTAATGGAGTTTCCGGTTCTCTTTCTTGGCGCTATGCCTGAAGATACCCCTGCCTTATATAGCCTGATGAACTATGCCGGGCTAAAACTTGGCACCTGGTATCCTAAAGGCGGCTTTGGTAAAGTTATTGATGGCATGAAGAAAGTATGTGAGGCACAAGGGGTAGTTTTCCATACCAATTCCCCGGTGAACCATCTTCACGTCGAAAACCGGCAAATCAATAAAATCAGTACCAGATACGGAGATAGCAGTTATGACGGCGTAATTGCTGCTGCAGATTATCACCACGTTGAATCACAACTACTTGACGCTGAACTTAGAAATTATGATGAAGGTTACTGGGATAAACGGGTGATGGCTCCGTCAAGCCTGATCTTTTACCTGGGCGTAACCCGTAAGATTGAAAAGCTCGAACATCACACTTTGTTTTTCGACGCCGATTTAAAGTTGCATGCTATAGAGATCTACAAAGATCCTCAATGGCCAACCAAGCCGCTTTTTTATGTTTGCTGTCCCTCAAAGTCAGACGATGGCCTGGCACCGGAAGGGCACGAAAATTTATTTATACTCATGCCGCTGGCACCCGGTATTGAAGATACCGAAGCGCTGCGTGAAGAATATTTCGGACTGATCATGGACCGCCTGGAGGATTATTGCAGCATGGATATCAGAGCGGCACTTGACTATAAAAAAAGCTATTGCGTTAAGGATTTCACAACCGATTATAATTCTTTTAAAGGGAACGCGTATGGTTTAGCCAATACGCTGATGCAAACAGCTCATTTGAAACCATCCATCAAAAACAAGAAAGTAAAAAATCTTTTTTATGCAGGGCAACTCACCGTACCAGGACCGGGAGTGCCTCCTTCTATTATATCTGGTAAAGTATCCGCTCAATTACTTATACAATACCTAAATAAAAAATGAAAAAAAAATTTGACACTTTATCTGCTACCTGCAGCAGGGAAACTACCCGGCTATACAGTACCAGCTTTTCACTGGGGATATTTTTTTTCAATAAAGAAGTCCGTCAACCCATACATGCTATCTATGGCTTTGTGAGGCTTGCAGACGAGATAGTGGATAGCTTTCATAATTATCCAAAATCGCAAATGCTTGCGGAACTAAAGAAAGATTGCTTTACGGCTATTGAACGGGGCATTAGTATCAACCCGGTACTCAATTCGTTTCAGCAGGTAGTAAATCAATACGGCATACAGCACGATTTGATCAGTCAGTTCTTAAGCAGTATGGAAATGGATCTGGGAGAGCAGTCATACACGTCGGAGAAATATGAGGAATACATTATGGGATCAGCACAGGTTGTGGGCTTAATGTGCCTTCATGTTTTTACTAATGGAAATAATGAGGAATTTGAACGCTTAAAAATACCGGCAATGAAACTGGGGTCGGCGTTCCAAAAAGTGAATTTCCTTAGGGATGTTAATGCGGATTACCAGGAATTAAACCGAACATATTTTCCAGGTGTTAATCTCTCGGCGTTTTCTGATGAAAACAAGCGTGCTATTGAACAGGATATCTTAACAGAACTAAATGAGGCGTTAAACGGAATAAGGCTATTGCCGCGCTCATGCCGTAAAGGGGTTTACCTGGCTTATGTATATTACAAACAGCTTTTTCGAAAGATTGCCAGGGTGCCTGCTGAAAGGGTGATGTCAGAACGGATACGGGTATCTAACGGCCACAAATTTTATTTAATGTTTGATTCTCTAATCAGGTACAAATTAAATGTACTATGAAAGTTATGTTTTGGCTTTGCCTGATGCAATTGGGAGTGCAAACAATTGACATGGGCGAGATACGTAACCTTTACCAGCGAGCACCAAAGGTTAAAAAAGATGCGCTTCAACTAAACCAGTTAATGCTGCGGGTTGATAGCCTGGATGCCCCTGTTCTTATTTGTTATAAAGGTGCAAATGAAATGATCCAGGCAAAATATACGCTGAACCCCTTCGCTAAATTCGAAAAATTTAACAGGGGAAAAGAGCTGATAAAAAAAGCCTTCAGCCGCGATTCACTGAATTTGGAAATGCGTTTTATTCGCTACTCAATTCAAATCAACCTGCCTTCTTTTTTAGGCTATAATGATGAACTTGACACGGATAAACGCTTTTTGCTGGACAATACCAGGGAAAATAAAGACACTAAACTGAAAGAGATAATTTTTAACTATTTGGCCATACTGCCGGTTATTAAACAGGAAGAATTAAAACAACTAAAAAAGTGAAAGAAAGTGTAATGATTGTGAACGCCGACGGCCAGGCATGGGGGACAATGGATAAAATGGCCGCTCACGTAACGGGAACGCTTCATCGCGCTTTCTCGGTATTTATTTTTAACAGCAAAGGGCAATTGTTGCTGCAACAAAGAGCCCTTGATAAATATCATTCCGGCGGGTTATGGACTAATACCTGTTGCAGTCACCCGCGTTTGGGCGAAACAACCCCTGACGCTGCGCATCGCCGCTTAAAAGAAGAAATGGGAATGGATTGTGAACTGACGGAACTATTTCAGTTTACCTACCGCCATGAATTCGATAACGGGCTCATTGAACACGAGTACGATCATGTATTCATTGGAAAAAGCGACACGCTTCCCCAGCCAGACCCGGCTGAAGTGGCCGGTTTTAAATACATGGATACCGATCTTTTAGTCCTTGAGTTAATTGAACGGCCCAATGAATATACGGCCTGGTTTAAACTATGCCTGGATAAGGTTATAGAAAGTTATCATCAAATAAATTAAAATATGAATCTGCTTATTAACATTGCTATTGTTTTAGTCACCTTCACCGGGATGGAAGGCGTAGCCTGGTTAACACATAAATACATTATGCATGGCATTTTTTGGCCACTGCACAGAGATCATCATCTTAAGGAACATTATGGTTTCCTTGAACGAAATGACTTTTTCTTCCTGATATTTGCCGTGCCTGGTATTGCCTCGCTGGCCGCCGGCACCTTTTATCACTTGCCGGTATGGACCTGCATTGGCACAGGTATAACCCTTTACGGCGCCTGTTACTTTTTTGTGCATGACCTGTTTATTCATCAACGGATCAAGGTGCTTCGTAATTCAGAAAACCGGTATTTAAAAAGCATCAGACGGGCCCATAAAATGCACCATAAACACACCGGGAAATATAATGGAGAAAGCTTTGGGATGCTTTGGGTTTCCATGAAATACTTCCGTAATACACAAAAAAACAGTTCGTCATGAAATCAACATATCTCCTGATCGATCTTTTTTCGGTATTGGTTCCCTTCATATTCTCGTTTCACCCGCGGCTAAAATTCTACCAACGCTGGCAGGCGCTTTTTCCTGCTATGATTGCTACGGGTATAATTTTTATAGCCTGGGACATGTATTTTACCCATTTAAAAATATGGGGATTTAACAGCGCGTATTTAACCGGAGCATATATTGGAAACCTGCCTGTTGAAGAGGTACTCTTCTTTTTATGTATCCCTTATTCGTGCTTATTTACCTATACCTGTTTAAATAGCATGATAAAAGTGAGTGTTTCTAAAAAGGCACAATCCATCATTAGCTTATCTTTAATAGGTTTATCTGTCTTTATGGCGATACGTTTTCATACGCTTGATTACACCTGCGCTGCTTTTGCGGCATTGGCGATATTAATATTCACGGCACAATACATTTTAAAGGTAACCTGGATTTTTAAGTTTTATGTAACATATCTGGTGTTGCTGCTGCCTTTTTTAATTGTAAATGGCTTACTGACAGGAACAGGTCTGGAAAGCCCGATCGTTTGGTATAACACAGCACACATTATTAACCTGCGGATTTTAACGATTCCTTTTGAAGATATATTTTACGGGATGGGTCTGATCTTGCTGAATATTATGATCTACTCGGGGCTAAGTGCAAGGGTATATCAAAAGCGCAAAAGCCGGAGAAGATCTTTTATAAATGCTACCAATCAATCATATACTAACGCTAACACAATTTCATGATAAATAACAATGCAGTAAATCACTTAACAATTGAGCAGGGTATAACTGACTTTGAGCACGAACACTACAACGCTGCCTTTAATACCCCGATTCGGCCCGATGCATTTGAAATGGATGACGATACCAAAATGGAAATGATCGCTAAACACTTTAAAGGTATAATGCAGGTACTGGGAATGGATTTGAACGACGACAGTTTGAAAGACACGCCGAAGCGGGTAGCGAAAATGTACGTAAAAGAAATATTCAGCGGCCTGAATCCTGCGAATAAGCCCGAGCCAACATTATTTAAAAACCCGTTTCAATACAAACAAATGCTGGTAGAAAGAAACATTGCCGTATTTAGCAATTGCGAGCACCATTTTGTGCCAATCGTTGGAAAAGCGCATGTAGCTTATATCAGCAATGGGCATGTTATTGGCTTGTCAAAACTGAACAGAATTGTCCAATATTGCTCACAAAGACCGCAGGTGCAGGAAAGGCTAACCATGCAGATTGCCAATATGCTGAAAGAAGCTTTGGGTACGGAGGATGTGGCGGTGATTGTTGATGCGCACCATCACTGTGTATCCAGCCGGGGTATCAGGGATGCAGGCAGTACAACCCTTACTGCCGAGTACAGCGGGCAATTTTTAGTTACAGAAACAAAAAATGAATTTTTAAAGCACATAGCATCATGAACTTTGAAGGAAAAAATATCCTGGTAGTGGGCGGCAGTTCAGGCATCGGACTGTCACTAGTTAAGCTGCTTCACCGTCAAAATGCAAACGTGTATGTGATATCGCGGTCCGCTTCTGAAGAATGGCCGGATGATGTTAAATTCCTGCAGGCAGATGTTACCGGTAATATTGATACTGTAGAAACATTCTTACCCCAGCAATTACACGGGCTGGTGTACTCGGTTGGCAGCATAACCCTTAAACCATTTAACCGCTTGACCATAGAAGATTTTCTGAATGATTATCAGCTGAATGTTTTAGGTGCAGCGCGGATAATTCAGCAAGCCATTAAATCCCTTAAAAATGCCGGCGGATCATCAATTGTTTTGATCAGTTCTGTTGCGGCCAAAACCGGGATGCCTTACCACGCCAGCATTGCCGCTGCAAAAGGGGCAGTTGAAGGAATGGCAATCACACTGGCCGCCGAACTGGCTTTTCAGCAGATCCGGGTAAATGTGGTAGCGCCATCATTAACCGATACGCCATTGGCTCAAAACCTGCTAAGTTCACCCGAAAAACGGGAAGTATCTGCCAAACGACATCCTTTGGGAAAGATAGGCCGACCGGAAGATATAGGCAATCTGATCGCGTTTTTATTGTCAGACGAAAGTAGCTGGATGACTGGCCAGGTGATAGGATTAGACGGTGGTTTGGGTAAGTTAAAAACAAATTGATATGATCAGTTTAACAGGCGAGCAAATCGCTGAAATGGAAAAACAATACAGAATAAGCCTGATCAACAGCTTAATTGGTTACAGGTCTTTAAATCTGCTGGGTACCACCAGTAATGATGGCATCACTAATTTATGCCTAATTAGCTCCACTTTTCACCTGGGTGCAAACCCGCCTCTTGTTGGCCTGGTGATACGCCCGGAACGTGAACATAATGATACACTACGAAACATAAAATCGACCGGGCAATATACTTTAAACAACGTACTGCCCGAATGGTACATGCAGGCGCACCAAACCAGTGCAAGTTATCCATCGGGGTTGTCTGAATTTGATGCCTGTGGTTTCAAAAAACAATATGTTAAAGACTTTAAAGCACCTTTTGTTGGTAATTCCAATGTCCGGATAGGTCTTGAACTTCGCGAGGTTATCGATATGGAAATCAATGGTACGACCATAGTTATAGGTGAGATTGTCCGAATCTTAACCGACGATTCTTTGATTGCCGAAGATGGAACGGTAGATCACAGCAAAGCAGAAACGATGACTGCAGCCGGGTTAGATACGTATTTTCTTCCGCAACCCGTTGGGCGCCTGGCTTATGCCAAACCAGGCATTGAACCTCATTTATTAAAAGATAATACCAGGTCGCTGATATAAGCTATGAAAAAAGATGCTGAAGTAATTATCATTGGCGCAGGTTTAGCCGGCTTAACTGCCGCCAAAGTCTTAAAGGAGGCTGGCAAAGCGGTTTTGGTACTTGAAGCGTCCAACGAGGTGGGCGGCAGGGTACGAACAGATGAAGTGGATGGTTTCCTGCTTGACCGTGGTTTCCAGGTTTTCTTGACTGCTTACCCCGAAGCAAAGCGTTTTTTAGACTACAACGCACTGGACCTTTGCAGGTTTGACCCCGGCGCATTAATTCTGAACAGGAGCGGCATTACCAGAATAGGCGATCCGATCAGGCAGCCGAGCTCCCTGATGAGTACCCTATTATCATCAGCAGCAACGTTTACGGATAAATTACGCATGTTACGTCTGAAGCTGAAACTCGGCCAAAAAAGCATTGAAGATATATTTTCAGACAAAGAAATCACGACCGTAGCCTATCTGAAAAAAGAAGGGTTTAGCGGAACAATCATGAATCAGTTTTTCCGCCCTTTCATGACCGGCATTTTTTTGGAAGATCAGTTAAGTACATCAAGCCGGATGTTTGAATTTGTGTTTAAAATGTTTAGCGGGGGCGACGCTGCTATACCAGCAAAAGGGATGGGTATGATCCCTAAACAATTAGCAGCGTGCCTTTCTTCGGATGAAATCCTGTTTAGCCAGCGCGTATTTGCAGTCGAAGACGGTGTTGCGACCACTACCAGCGGATCAACTTACAATGCTGACTTTATCCTCATAGCTACCGATCAGTTGAATTCGCCCATTAGCGATACAAAACAGGTTAAAGGGCACCATTCCGTAAGCAATATGTATTTTACTGCCAGGCAGATGCCTTTTAGGTTGCCATTAATTACGTTAAATACTTTACCAGGAAAACTGGTGAACAATATTGCGGTAATGAACCGTATCTCGCCTGGCTATTCTAAAAATGGTGACGCACTGATATCGTTGTCACTTATCGGTGATCATTCCAAAGCGGATGAAATAGAATTGCAGGAAAGTGTGATCTCGGAACTAAAATTCTGGTATCCGAAAGCTGTTAGCTGGAAACATTTGAAAACCTACCATATTAAATATGCCTTACCAAATGATGACCAGGTGAGCAATGAGCCGGACTATAAAGCGATGAGGTTAGACGCCCAATGTTTTGTTTGCGGCGATTACTTGATGAATGGCTCGATTAATGCAGCTATGAAAAGCGGGAGACTGGCTGCGGAGGCTATTATAAATACAATGCGTTAATGATGACCGACCACAGAATTTATAATGACGAATTTTTAGACGCTAAAAGATTATTAGGCGACGTGCCTGCCGATGAATTTATAAAGCATGTTTTTGCAGATCCTGAAAGAAAAAAGCAATTACAGCAATGGATGAGCGGTAAGTCCGGAACGGAACATTTAAACTTATTAAAAGCCACGTTTCCAGGTTTTACTTTTATAGATAAAGCTGCTGAGCTGCCACCATGGGCTGAACCAAAATTAATGAACGCCGGTTCTATTTTTTTTGCCAGGCATTCTGAGATCATCATGAGTTTGCTGGGTTTGCTGTCACTACCCTATTGTTATACTGCCGCTAACGGCGCAATGGTGTTGTATCTATCTGAACTAATTCGCAAGCAAACAACCAAACGGCTTTATGATACAGCTGTTTTTGTTTGGGAAGTAATGGGACCGGATGCCTTTAGCGAAGATGGAAAAGCATTTGAAGAGGCATTGAAAGTGCGTATTATGCACGCTGCAGTTCGCTATTACACGCTTCAAATGGATAAATGGGATTACTCGTGGGGTTTACCAGTTAACCAGGAAGATATGGCCGGAACCAATCTTTCTTTCTCCCTGATCGTGATTCGCGGGTTGCGGATGCTTGGCTACAGTGTTAGCCAAACTGACCAGGCCGCGTTTATGCACGCTTGGGCTGTAATTGGTTATTTGACCGGATTGAATCAAGACCTCATACCCCAAAATACAAAAATGGCGCAGCAACTGGATAGTGCTATTAAAAAACGTCAGTTTTCAATATCAACACATGGGCAAGAACTTACCCAATCTTTGAAAGAACATATCCTGGCCGTTAATAAAAGCAAAGCCACTGCAAATGACATACTGGGATTAATGCGCTATTTGCTTGGAAAAGAAATTGCCAATATGCTTGCTATAGATGCCCCGGAGTTGCCGGCCTATAAACTCACCCTGATCAGGACAATAAATTTGCTAAAAAGCTTTAAACCGGACGGCAATAGTAAAGCAATTTACCATAAGGCCTATGCCGCGTTCAAAATTCAGAACCCGGAACTAAATAAAAGAAATTAAATTTGCACAATTACGCCGTAGTTACTTTTAAAAATATGAAATCATACCAGCTCATTCATCAATTAATAAACCTTGTAGAACAACTGGAAGGAGAAAACCAGGGGCGGGAAGTTTCTATTCAGGACTTTACAGGTTTTTTGCTGAATACAGTTGGTAATACTAACGGGCACACCGTTAACAATGAAGTGAGATTTGGAAATAGCGATACCGCAGCATTGGATATTGCCTATCAACTTGACAATAACATTGGGCGATTATTTGTTTTTATGAGCCGTTACGCAAAATCTTATATTAAAAAAGCTTTGGACGGAACACCTTTACAAACCGCCGAGGATTTTACTGCCCTGGCTATTTTGCTTACTCATGACCAATTATCAAAGAGCGAACTAATTAATCATAACTTGCAGGAAAAAACATCCGGCACAGAAGTTATCAGGCGATTGATCGCTTCAGGACTGGTAAGGCAATGGGATGATATAAAGGATAAAAGAAGTAAGCATATTGCAATTACTGATGAGGGAAGGGAGTTACTATTCCGGGTATTTGTAGATATGAATCATGTAGGCAAAATGATAACAGGTAAATTGACTGTCGCCGAAAAATTTACCTTGCAATACCTGCTGCAAAAACTGGAAAACTTCCATCTTGAACACTATGAAAAGAAGACCATTCTAACTAAAGCAGACCTCAGGGACTTTGCAAGTGAAAATTTACAGGCAAATTGAATGTAATGTTGTGAAATTTACCGTTTAAATAGTGGAGTAAACTTTTCAGAATTATTAATATACCCGATAACGATTCTGCCGGGATAGGTGTATTTAGGTTATTAAACATAAACAGATTATAAATTTAATACCGTTCCAGGTTTATTGCATATTTTAAATTTACCGAGAAATATCCATATGAATTAACGGGTTGCGAAACAGGGCCATAATCTCCATACAAGCCTCGACCTAAAGTAGAATTAAAACTGTAGGAGAGATCCATTTTCAATATAGGCGCACCAAAGTCGCTACTTAAATTAAATTCATAGCCTAACTTTATAGGGATTAAAGGAATAATGTTGTGGTAATAATAATCAGTGTTAATTGTGCTGGTTACCCGGTTATGTATCAAACCGAATCCTGCGCCTACGTAAGCATTTCTTAAGAACGTTGAAAATGGATCACGTGACCGTTCA of Mucilaginibacter xinganensis contains these proteins:
- a CDS encoding YciI family protein, translated to MNEYALIMRHEDGTKIASPEQMQIWMKQTMDWIGSIAAQNKFVSGTGLPFDDALVVHSNNMVTNGPFGEIKETIGGFVIVKAESAHEAAEFAKGCPVLQGEGNTMEVRRIAKNDGTHQKFKRPL
- a CDS encoding phytoene desaturase family protein, encoding MPKPYKTPTNFPDAAKSSVAVIGSGFSGLSAAAYLAKAGYGVNVYEKNAEAGGRARQLIDNGYTFDMGPSWYWMPEVFEHFFNDFGYKAADFYELEQLDPGFTIVFGKDDVMNVPADYTALEALFESIEHGSARQLSLFLDEAGYKYQTGMNKLVHKPGLSLLEFADWDLIRGVFKLQVFTSFSKHVRRFFKDPRLITLMEFPVLFLGAMPEDTPALYSLMNYAGLKLGTWYPKGGFGKVIDGMKKVCEAQGVVFHTNSPVNHLHVENRQINKISTRYGDSSYDGVIAAADYHHVESQLLDAELRNYDEGYWDKRVMAPSSLIFYLGVTRKIEKLEHHTLFFDADLKLHAIEIYKDPQWPTKPLFYVCCPSKSDDGLAPEGHENLFILMPLAPGIEDTEALREEYFGLIMDRLEDYCSMDIRAALDYKKSYCVKDFTTDYNSFKGNAYGLANTLMQTAHLKPSIKNKKVKNLFYAGQLTVPGPGVPPSIISGKVSAQLLIQYLNKK
- a CDS encoding sterol desaturase family protein yields the protein MNLLINIAIVLVTFTGMEGVAWLTHKYIMHGIFWPLHRDHHLKEHYGFLERNDFFFLIFAVPGIASLAAGTFYHLPVWTCIGTGITLYGACYFFVHDLFIHQRIKVLRNSENRYLKSIRRAHKMHHKHTGKYNGESFGMLWVSMKYFRNTQKNSSS
- a CDS encoding phytoene/squalene synthase family protein → MKKKFDTLSATCSRETTRLYSTSFSLGIFFFNKEVRQPIHAIYGFVRLADEIVDSFHNYPKSQMLAELKKDCFTAIERGISINPVLNSFQQVVNQYGIQHDLISQFLSSMEMDLGEQSYTSEKYEEYIMGSAQVVGLMCLHVFTNGNNEEFERLKIPAMKLGSAFQKVNFLRDVNADYQELNRTYFPGVNLSAFSDENKRAIEQDILTELNEALNGIRLLPRSCRKGVYLAYVYYKQLFRKIARVPAERVMSERIRVSNGHKFYLMFDSLIRYKLNVL
- a CDS encoding NAD(P)/FAD-dependent oxidoreductase: MKKDAEVIIIGAGLAGLTAAKVLKEAGKAVLVLEASNEVGGRVRTDEVDGFLLDRGFQVFLTAYPEAKRFLDYNALDLCRFDPGALILNRSGITRIGDPIRQPSSLMSTLLSSAATFTDKLRMLRLKLKLGQKSIEDIFSDKEITTVAYLKKEGFSGTIMNQFFRPFMTGIFLEDQLSTSSRMFEFVFKMFSGGDAAIPAKGMGMIPKQLAACLSSDEILFSQRVFAVEDGVATTTSGSTYNADFILIATDQLNSPISDTKQVKGHHSVSNMYFTARQMPFRLPLITLNTLPGKLVNNIAVMNRISPGYSKNGDALISLSLIGDHSKADEIELQESVISELKFWYPKAVSWKHLKTYHIKYALPNDDQVSNEPDYKAMRLDAQCFVCGDYLMNGSINAAMKSGRLAAEAIINTMR
- a CDS encoding flavin reductase family protein; its protein translation is MISLTGEQIAEMEKQYRISLINSLIGYRSLNLLGTTSNDGITNLCLISSTFHLGANPPLVGLVIRPEREHNDTLRNIKSTGQYTLNNVLPEWYMQAHQTSASYPSGLSEFDACGFKKQYVKDFKAPFVGNSNVRIGLELREVIDMEINGTTIVIGEIVRILTDDSLIAEDGTVDHSKAETMTAAGLDTYFLPQPVGRLAYAKPGIEPHLLKDNTRSLI
- the folE gene encoding GTP cyclohydrolase I FolE codes for the protein MINNNAVNHLTIEQGITDFEHEHYNAAFNTPIRPDAFEMDDDTKMEMIAKHFKGIMQVLGMDLNDDSLKDTPKRVAKMYVKEIFSGLNPANKPEPTLFKNPFQYKQMLVERNIAVFSNCEHHFVPIVGKAHVAYISNGHVIGLSKLNRIVQYCSQRPQVQERLTMQIANMLKEALGTEDVAVIVDAHHHCVSSRGIRDAGSTTLTAEYSGQFLVTETKNEFLKHIAS
- a CDS encoding SDR family NAD(P)-dependent oxidoreductase; the encoded protein is MNFEGKNILVVGGSSGIGLSLVKLLHRQNANVYVISRSASEEWPDDVKFLQADVTGNIDTVETFLPQQLHGLVYSVGSITLKPFNRLTIEDFLNDYQLNVLGAARIIQQAIKSLKNAGGSSIVLISSVAAKTGMPYHASIAAAKGAVEGMAITLAAELAFQQIRVNVVAPSLTDTPLAQNLLSSPEKREVSAKRHPLGKIGRPEDIGNLIAFLLSDESSWMTGQVIGLDGGLGKLKTN
- a CDS encoding lycopene cyclase domain-containing protein, which gives rise to MKSTYLLIDLFSVLVPFIFSFHPRLKFYQRWQALFPAMIATGIIFIAWDMYFTHLKIWGFNSAYLTGAYIGNLPVEEVLFFLCIPYSCLFTYTCLNSMIKVSVSKKAQSIISLSLIGLSVFMAIRFHTLDYTCAAFAALAILIFTAQYILKVTWIFKFYVTYLVLLLPFLIVNGLLTGTGLESPIVWYNTAHIINLRILTIPFEDIFYGMGLILLNIMIYSGLSARVYQKRKSRRRSFINATNQSYTNANTIS
- the idi gene encoding isopentenyl-diphosphate Delta-isomerase — encoded protein: MKESVMIVNADGQAWGTMDKMAAHVTGTLHRAFSVFIFNSKGQLLLQQRALDKYHSGGLWTNTCCSHPRLGETTPDAAHRRLKEEMGMDCELTELFQFTYRHEFDNGLIEHEYDHVFIGKSDTLPQPDPAEVAGFKYMDTDLLVLELIERPNEYTAWFKLCLDKVIESYHQIN
- a CDS encoding RNA polymerase sigma factor, which gives rise to MDQQELIPHLFRSEYRKIVSVLCRRFGFDQLEIAEDITSETFLTAAQTWGCKGLPENPVAWLYGVAKNKAKNHLQRDLTFQTKVAPQVRSNFTERYESDIDLSPQNISDSQLQMMFAICHPSIPPEAQIGLSLRILCGFGIDEISEAFLSNRETINKRLYRAREKLRTEQIKIELPGRAEIDKRLDAVLTTIYLLFNEGYYSVSQNQVLRQDLCFEAIRLCQMLAANKHTNKPPVNALLALMYFHASRFDARVNETGGIILYDDQDTSLWNAEMIFKGGYYLHRSASGDTLSKYHLEASIAYWSTQKTDTKEKWESILQLYNRYLQIAYSPVAALNRTYALAKAKGKQQAIVEAEKLNLTGNQFYFALLGELYTGIDDQKAKTNFQKALAISKTPADKKIILKKIDALGE